The following proteins are co-located in the Zonotrichia leucophrys gambelii isolate GWCS_2022_RI unplaced genomic scaffold, RI_Zleu_2.0 Scaffold_34_1600103, whole genome shotgun sequence genome:
- the IMP4 gene encoding U3 small nucleolar ribonucleoprotein protein IMP4 isoform X2 has protein sequence MLRRQARERREYLQRRAKEQQQQRQRERRESLKRALDENRLLPTELRHEALALQKELEFDFQAPGGDSQDDEYRWAGLEPPKVMVTTSRDPSARLRLFAKELCLLLPGARRMNRGRAELGALVAACRAAGVTDLLVLHETRGRPDGLTVSHLPHGPTAHFTLSGAVLRQEVGGLGGAPLAAPHLLLLRLDSTLGKRVGTILKHLFPVPRPDSRRVVTFANEDDVILVRNHVYRRRGRTVELEEVGPRFQLRPYLIRLGTLEQGDAADVEWRWHPYTATAPKRRLLSAT, from the exons ATG CTGCGTCGCCAGGCCCGGGAGCGCCGGGAGTACCTGCAGCGCCGggccaaggagcagcagcagcagcggcagcgggAGCGCAGGGAGAGCCTGAAGCGGGCGCTGGACG AGAATCGGCTGCTGCCCACGGAGCTGCGGCACGAGGCGCTGGCCCTGCAGAAGGAGCTCGAGTTCGACTTCCAGGCACCGGGGG GTGACAGCCAGGATGACGAGTACAGGTGGGCGGGGCTGGAGCCCCCCAAGGTGATGGTGACAACATCACGTGACCCCAGTGCCCGCCTGCGGCTCTTTGCCAAG gagctgtgcctgctgctgcccggggctCGCCGCATGAACCGGGGCCGTGCCGAGCTGGGCGCCCTGGTGGCGGCGTGCCGGGCCGCCGGCGTCACCgacctgctggtgctgcacGAGACCCGCGGGCGGCCCG ACGGGCTGACCGTGTCCCACCTGCCCCACGGCCCCACCGCCCACTTCACCCTGAGCGGGGCCGTGCTGCGCCAGGAGgtcggggggctcgggggggccCCGCTGGCCGCCccccacctgctgctgctgcgcctGGATTCCACACTGGGAAAAAGG GTCGGGACCATCCTGAAGCACCTGTTCCCCGTCCCCCGCCCCGACAGCCGCCGCGTGGTGACCTTCGCCAACGAGGATGACGTCATTTTAGTGCG gAACCACGTGTACCGGCGCCGGGGGCGGACggtggagctggaggaggtgggACCCCGCTTCCAGCTGAGGC CCTACCTGATCCGCCTGGGgaccctggagcagggggacGCGGCCGACGTGGAGTGGCGCTGGCACCCGTACACGGCCACGGCCCCCAAGCGCCGCCTGCTCAGCGCCACCTga
- the CCDC115 gene encoding LOW QUALITY PROTEIN: coiled-coil domain-containing protein 115 (The sequence of the model RefSeq protein was modified relative to this genomic sequence to represent the inferred CDS: deleted 2 bases in 1 codon): MAARSASPRRSISPHAGPAPTGYRLLIGREGPGRAVIGRGGAGLEAAVKAAMDGSLSLSLDEAALEVMEALELLQQRREQLEQHLRQGWLSLAQARYSLGCHRVSSLQYGATMVPRVRVCHRQDPEGRPHFEEVPGTGRDPEDPDPQQGGGDGLRQRRGAPEKGGTPSRPPPDPLGWFGVLVPPSLRQAQGSFQKGVTLAVEVAELQATMEAAAARYRQLLRQKRHLDGDNGDSGDSQSSTRIPGDSKNTEGDTATTVTV, encoded by the exons ATGGCGGCCAGGTCTGCGTCACCTCGCCGTTCCATTAGCCCCCATGCAGGTCCCGCCCCCACGGGCTAC CGCTTGCTGATTGGTCGAGAGGGACCAGGGCGGGCTGTGATTGGACGAGGCGGGGCCGGGCTTGAGGCCGCAGTGAAGGCGGCGATGGACG ggtCGCTGTCGCTGTCCCTGGACGAGGCCGCGCTGGAGGTGATGGAGgcgctggagctgctgcagcagcggcgggagcagctggagcagcacctgcGGCAG gggtggctgtccctggctcAGGCCCGTTACTCCCTGGGATGTCACCGCGTCTCGTCCCTGCAGTACGGGGCCACCATGGTGCCCCGAGTCCGTGTGTGCCACag GCAGGACCCCGAGGGACGCCCCCACTTTGAGGAGGTGCCTGGAACAGGGAGGGACCCCGAGGACCCCGACCCCCAGCAGGGGGGAGGTGACG GGCTGCGGCAGCGCCGGGGAGCCCCTGAAAAAGGGGGGACCcccagccggccccccccagaccccctgggctggtttggggtcttGGTGCCCCCCAGTCTGCGGCAGGCCCAGGGAAGCTTCCAGAAGG gggtgacGCTGGCTGTGGAGGTGGCCGAGCTCCAGGCCACCATGGAGGCTGCGGCCGCCCGGTACCGGCAGCTCCTGCGGCAGAAACGTCACCTggatggggacaatggggacagtggggacagccagAGCTCCACAAGaatccctggggacagcaagaACACCGAGGGTGACACAGCAACCACAGTGACTGTGTGA
- the LOC135460279 gene encoding synaptonemal complex central element protein 1-like, producing MYPCVPTVSLQAAGMDPDPCSKGLYGQDPPGPPCVPVSPCPRDKAGVPKRGSVPVSCRVPPSGPPGGTSQLEVLLKQVHCQKKVCEATTEELVRAQGRSEELRQELEQLEQQKKALERTWQQVQESLQRAQLQGKEVEAKGQRLCGLCLEQQQDLEATNQQWEQLRNLHREQRWQYCQQLEAISEELKHLHVTHAPAHLKAELAKLEKMKEKWLSLERRLMDTEEQLGPEGAVLWRLVQQEQEWAGRQLEVELGRQQLSRQRRDRLAEELQQLQHSQEARPE from the exons ATGtacccctgtgtccccaccgtgtctctccaggctgcagggatggaccCGGACCCATGCAGTAAGGGGCTCTACGGCCAAGACCCCCCAGGACCACcgtgtgtcccagtgtccccctgccccagggacaaGGCAGGTGTCCCCAAGAGaggcagtgtccctgtgtcctgccgAGTTCCCCCCTCAGGTCCCCCTGGGGGGACCTcacagctggaggtgctgctgaagCAGGTGCACTGCCAGAAGAAGG TCTGTGAGGCCACaacagaggagctggtgagggCACAAGGCCGCAGTGAGGAGTTGcgccaggagctggagcagc tgGAGCAGCAAAAGAAGGCACTGGAGAGGACCTGGCAGCAGGTGCAGG AGTCACTGCAGAGAGCGCAGCTGCAAGGCAAGGAGGTGGAGGCCAAAGGTCAGAG GCTCTgtgggctctgcctggagcagcagcaggacctggaaGCGACAAatcagcagtgggagcagctgagAAACCTGCACCGGGAAcagag GTGGCAGTACTGCCAGCAGCTCGAGGCCATCAGTGAGGAGCTCAAGCACCTGCATGTCACACAT GCTCCAGCCCACCTGAAGGCTGAACTGGCAAAGCTGGAGAAGATGAAGGAGAAGTGGCTGAGCTTGG AGCGCCGCTTGATGGACACCGAGGAGCAGCTGGGCCcagagggagctgtgctctg GCGAttggtgcagcaggagcaggagtgggCGGGGCGACAGCTGGAGGTGGAGCTGGGCCGGCAGCAGCTGAGCCGGCAACGCCGTGACAG gttggcagaggagctgcagcagctgcagcactcccAGGAGGCTCGCCCAGAGTGA
- the PTPN18 gene encoding tyrosine-protein phosphatase non-receptor type 18 isoform X1 — protein MAPPPPPGHLSLARGVQPPLYQDAVARRALRPALLRSVSVPAEPPAPPAMDVTYAVVNKPRRGGGAAGRGPSPLGRDHAPFGRDSAPSGTCSLPGSPVRRPSPSPAGSPRPSDGAYEVVTPPVDTSSGPCLGFNFRIGKPKGPRDPPAEWSRV, from the exons atgGCACCTCCACCGCCCCCCGGCCACCTCAGCCTGGCCCGCGGGGTCCAG CCCCCCCTGTACCAGGACGCCGTTGCCCGCCGGGCTCTGCGGCCCGCGCTGCTCAG GAGCGTTTCGGTGCCGGCCgagccccccgcgccccccgccaTGGATGTCACCTACGCCGTGGTCAACAAGCCCCgccgagggggcggggccgcggggagAGGCCCCTCCCCTTTAGGACGAGACCACGCCCCCTTCGGACGAGACTCCGCCCCCTCGGGCACGTGCTCGCTGCCGGGCAGCCCCGTGcgccgcccctcccccagcccggCAG GCTCCCCCAGACCCTCGGATGGCGCCTACGAGGTTGTGACCCCCCCTGTGGACACCAGCAGTGGCCCCTGCCTGG gGTTTAATTTCCGCATTGGGAAGCCCAAGGGCCCGCGGGACCCCCCGGCCGAGTGGTCCCGGGTGTGA
- the LOC135460277 gene encoding vacuolar fusion protein MON1 homolog B-like, whose protein sequence is MEPATTVDTASPSCHHSGDDEEEDVTAATAMTSSVCHHEEEEDKEVAAVVTATVSLRCHPSEEEEVAVAMTSQGGDEDVVAAVTAEAATMSQGCHPGEEEEVTIAGTSLGCPPLGGEEEEVTTAGTAAVTSPGIQPSEEEMTMAATSPACPPVGDEEEVTAAVTSPVRHREEEEEEVTAAVTSSECHHEEEEEEVTAAVTSPVCHPGEEEEEVTAAVTAAAATSAPGGRRGADEDVAAAGWRARRKHVFVLSEAGKPIYSRHGNEEALAATMGVMMALVSFIQSGGNAIRAICSEDRTLVFEQRGPLLLVSVSRTRQSAAQLRRELAFVHEQILSLLTRGGIARVFARRRGFDLRRLLAGAEAVLDRLLCGAAADGRLLLGAARCLPLPGGLRRAVSGALRRAAAAARPAPALAVLAARGRLVTAARQRALAEGGRLCASDLHLLLNLLGGGAGAGAGEVWTPVCLPRFNPDGYFYAYAARLGEEEEEGVTLILLSTEREGFYAAAACRRQLEDTLRAQGWLAELAAAVRGGAGYGPSRPGAPELRHFLYKPLEGPEEMQQLPQFTSPELEEPYTSEEEQHRLFDLYHYLHSRVHSPHRPLRLLYHVAEKETLLAWVTSKFELYSCFSPLVTKAGAIAVLTKLLRWLKKEEDWLFIRYPAPFCAAPARPEGPEPEG, encoded by the exons ATGGAGCCAGCCACGACAGTGGACACGGCGTCCCCAAGCTGTCACCACAGCGGGGACGATGAGGAGGAAGATGTGACAGCAGCGACAGCCATGACATCATCCGTGTGTCAccatgaggaagaggaggacaaggaggtggcagcagtggtgacAGCCACAGTGTCCCTGAGGTGCCACcccagtgaggaggaggaggtggcagtggcCATGACATCCCAAGGTGGGGATGAGGatgtggtggcagcagtgacagcagaagcagccacaatgtcccagggctgtcatcctggtgaggaggaggaggtgaccatagcagggacatccctggggtgtcccccacttgggggtgaggaggaggaggtgacaacagcggggacagcagcagtgacatCCCCAGGTATTCAACCCAGTGAGGAGGAGATGACCATGGCAGCAACGTCCCCAGCATGTCCTCCTGTAGGGGATGAAGAGGAGGTGACAGCAGCGGTGACATCCCCAGTGCGTCACcgtgaggaggaagaggaggaggtgacgGCAGCGGTGACATCCTCAGAGTGTCAccatgaggaggaagaggaggaggtgacagcagcagtgacgTCCCCAGTGTGTCACCctggtgaggaagaggaggaggtgacgGCGGCGGTGACGGCGGCAGCGGCCACATCGGCCCCGGGCGGGCGGCGTGGCGCAGATGAGGACGTGGCGGCCGCGGGCTGGCGGGCGCGCCGCAAACACGTGTTCGTGCTCAGCGAGGCGGGGAAGCCAATCTACTCCCGGCACGGCAACGAGGAGGCGCTGGCAGCCACCATGGGTGTCATGATGGCCCTCGTGTCCTTCATCCAGAGCGGCGGCAACGCCATCCGGGCCATCTGCTCCG AGGACCGCACGCTGGTGTTCGAGCAGCGGggcccgctgctgctggtgtCGGTGTCCCGCACACGGCAGTCGGCGGCGCAGCTGCGGCGGGAGCTGGCCTTCGTTCACGAGCAGATCCTGTCGCTGCTGACCCGCGGGGGCATCGCCCGCGTCTTCGCCCGACGCCGCGGCTTCGACCTGCGCCGGCTGCTGGCGGGCGCCGAGGCCGTGCTGGACCGGCTGCTCTGCGGGGCCGCGGCCGACgggcggctgctgctgggggccgctcgctgcctgcccctgcccggGGGGCTCCGCCGCGCCGTGTCCGGGGCGCtgcgccgcgccgccgccgccgcccgccccgcgcccgccctgGCCGTGCTGGCGGCCCGGGGCCGCCTGGTGACGGCGGCGCGGCAGCGGGCGCTGGCCGAGGGCGGGCGGCTCTGCGCCAGCGACCTGCACCTGCTGCTCAACCTGCtgggcggcggcgcgggcgcggGGGCGGGCGAGGTGTGGACCCCCGTGTGTTTGCCACGTTTCAACCCCGATGGGTATTTCTATGCGTACGCGGCGCGGCTGGgcgaggaggaagaggagggtgtGACGCTGATCCTGCTGTCCACGGAGCGAGAGGGATTCTACGCGGCGGCTGcgtgcaggaggcagctggaggaCACGCTGCGGGCGCAGGGCTGGCTGGCCGAGCTGGCGGCGGCCGTGCGAGGGGGAGCGGGGTACGGCCCGTCCCGGCCCGGCGCCCCCGAGCTCCGGCACTTCCTCTACAAACCCTTGGAGGGGCCGGAGGAGATGCAGCAGCTGCCGCAGTTCACCAG ccccgAGCTGGAGGAGCCCTACACCAGCGAGGAGGAGCAGCACCGGCTCTTCGACCTGTACCACTACCTGCACAGCCGGGTGCACAGCCCGCACCGGCCCCTGCGCCTGCTCTACCACGTGGCTGAGAAGGAAACGCTGCTGGCCTGG GTGACCAGCAAGTTCGAGCTGTACAGCTGCTTCAGCCCGCTGGTGACGAAGGCGGGCGCCATCGCTGTGCTGACCAAGCTGCTGCGCTGGCTCAAGAAGGAGGAGGACTGGCTGTTCATCCGCTACCCGGCACCGTTCTGCGCCGCGCCCGCGCGCCCCGAGGGGCCCGAGCCCGAGGGCTGA
- the PTPN18 gene encoding tyrosine-protein phosphatase non-receptor type 18 isoform X2, with protein sequence MAPPPPPGHLSLARGVQPPLYQDAVARRALRPALLRSVSVPAEPPAPPAMDVTYAVVNKPRRGGGAAGRGPSPLGRDHAPFGRDSAPSGTCSLPGSPVRRPSPSPAGFNFRIGKPKGPRDPPAEWSRV encoded by the exons atgGCACCTCCACCGCCCCCCGGCCACCTCAGCCTGGCCCGCGGGGTCCAG CCCCCCCTGTACCAGGACGCCGTTGCCCGCCGGGCTCTGCGGCCCGCGCTGCTCAG GAGCGTTTCGGTGCCGGCCgagccccccgcgccccccgccaTGGATGTCACCTACGCCGTGGTCAACAAGCCCCgccgagggggcggggccgcggggagAGGCCCCTCCCCTTTAGGACGAGACCACGCCCCCTTCGGACGAGACTCCGCCCCCTCGGGCACGTGCTCGCTGCCGGGCAGCCCCGTGcgccgcccctcccccagcccggCAG gGTTTAATTTCCGCATTGGGAAGCCCAAGGGCCCGCGGGACCCCCCGGCCGAGTGGTCCCGGGTGTGA
- the IMP4 gene encoding U3 small nucleolar ribonucleoprotein protein IMP4 isoform X1 — MLRRQARERREYLQRRAKEQQQQRQRERRESLKRALDENRLLPTELRHEALALQKELEFDFQAPGETGDSQDDEYRWAGLEPPKVMVTTSRDPSARLRLFAKELCLLLPGARRMNRGRAELGALVAACRAAGVTDLLVLHETRGRPDGLTVSHLPHGPTAHFTLSGAVLRQEVGGLGGAPLAAPHLLLLRLDSTLGKRVGTILKHLFPVPRPDSRRVVTFANEDDVILVRNHVYRRRGRTVELEEVGPRFQLRPYLIRLGTLEQGDAADVEWRWHPYTATAPKRRLLSAT, encoded by the exons ATG CTGCGTCGCCAGGCCCGGGAGCGCCGGGAGTACCTGCAGCGCCGggccaaggagcagcagcagcagcggcagcgggAGCGCAGGGAGAGCCTGAAGCGGGCGCTGGACG AGAATCGGCTGCTGCCCACGGAGCTGCGGCACGAGGCGCTGGCCCTGCAGAAGGAGCTCGAGTTCGACTTCCAGGCACCGGGGG AGACAGGTGACAGCCAGGATGACGAGTACAGGTGGGCGGGGCTGGAGCCCCCCAAGGTGATGGTGACAACATCACGTGACCCCAGTGCCCGCCTGCGGCTCTTTGCCAAG gagctgtgcctgctgctgcccggggctCGCCGCATGAACCGGGGCCGTGCCGAGCTGGGCGCCCTGGTGGCGGCGTGCCGGGCCGCCGGCGTCACCgacctgctggtgctgcacGAGACCCGCGGGCGGCCCG ACGGGCTGACCGTGTCCCACCTGCCCCACGGCCCCACCGCCCACTTCACCCTGAGCGGGGCCGTGCTGCGCCAGGAGgtcggggggctcgggggggccCCGCTGGCCGCCccccacctgctgctgctgcgcctGGATTCCACACTGGGAAAAAGG GTCGGGACCATCCTGAAGCACCTGTTCCCCGTCCCCCGCCCCGACAGCCGCCGCGTGGTGACCTTCGCCAACGAGGATGACGTCATTTTAGTGCG gAACCACGTGTACCGGCGCCGGGGGCGGACggtggagctggaggaggtgggACCCCGCTTCCAGCTGAGGC CCTACCTGATCCGCCTGGGgaccctggagcagggggacGCGGCCGACGTGGAGTGGCGCTGGCACCCGTACACGGCCACGGCCCCCAAGCGCCGCCTGCTCAGCGCCACCTga